One Roseburia rectibacter DNA window includes the following coding sequences:
- a CDS encoding glycosyltransferase family 2 protein: MKSIFQKITIQKVVKGLRYLKHYGWKEFVIRLQEKMEAENVPYEPWYEKHKAAADQLEKQKKQAEKWKDAPKISIVVPLYRTPETFLRGMIESVQAQTYGNWQLCLADGSGSAEEETDLRSSVVQRVAAEYASADVRIRYQCLNKNLGIAGNTNAAIALADGDWIAFMDHDDLLAPDALFELVKMIRQGFHNEDGLAATIYQEAGSDYEMIYTDEDKVDMDGKTHFQPHLKPDFNIDLLRSNNYITHFLAVKRSLLERVGGIRPDFDGAQDYDFILRCAEQARAIGHIPRILYHWRCHKESTAENPFSKQYAVDAGKRAIGEHLKRLGVDAVVTPTKDMGFYEVEYALTEKPLVSVIIPSKDEVETLQKCIAAIEKSSYGNYEVIVVENNSCEETFDYYKNIAPEENMVDGIRCMEGKLAGGQRICVAVYTEGFNYSRLNNFGVKFAEGSYYLLMNNDIEMIGNDWMKRMLENCLRKETGVVGAKLFYPDHTIQHAGIVVGIGGNARGIGDNMFVGLAGERSGYMHKASIQLDYSAVTAACLMVKREIYEQAGGFEEQLAVAFNDVDFCLKVRRLGKLVVYDPHVQAYHYESKSRGAEDSAEKTARFQREIEYMRNHWIGILKNGDPYYNPNFSSVYNNYSLKDNS; the protein is encoded by the coding sequence ATGAAATCAATTTTTCAGAAAATAACCATTCAGAAAGTTGTGAAAGGATTACGCTATCTGAAGCATTATGGATGGAAAGAATTTGTGATACGTCTTCAGGAAAAAATGGAGGCGGAAAATGTTCCGTATGAGCCATGGTATGAAAAACATAAGGCAGCAGCGGATCAGCTTGAAAAACAAAAAAAGCAGGCAGAAAAATGGAAAGATGCGCCAAAGATCAGTATTGTGGTGCCGCTTTACCGGACACCGGAAACTTTTCTTCGAGGGATGATCGAGTCGGTGCAGGCGCAGACTTATGGAAACTGGCAGTTGTGTCTTGCGGATGGCAGTGGATCTGCGGAGGAAGAAACAGATCTTAGATCATCAGTTGTACAGCGTGTTGCAGCCGAATATGCATCGGCAGATGTACGGATCAGGTATCAGTGTCTTAACAAAAATCTGGGGATCGCAGGAAATACAAATGCAGCGATCGCATTAGCAGATGGAGACTGGATCGCATTTATGGATCATGATGACCTGCTTGCACCGGATGCTCTGTTTGAGCTGGTAAAGATGATAAGACAGGGATTTCATAATGAAGACGGACTGGCAGCAACAATCTATCAGGAAGCCGGCAGTGACTATGAAATGATCTACACGGATGAAGATAAGGTTGATATGGATGGTAAAACACATTTTCAGCCGCATTTAAAGCCGGATTTTAATATTGATCTGCTCCGGTCAAATAACTACATTACGCATTTCCTTGCGGTAAAACGATCCCTTCTTGAAAGAGTGGGTGGCATCCGCCCTGATTTTGACGGGGCGCAGGATTATGATTTTATTCTCCGCTGTGCAGAACAGGCGAGAGCAATTGGTCATATCCCAAGGATACTGTATCACTGGAGATGTCATAAAGAGTCGACTGCTGAGAATCCTTTCTCAAAACAATATGCGGTTGATGCGGGAAAGCGTGCGATCGGGGAGCATTTAAAGCGGCTTGGTGTGGATGCGGTTGTGACACCGACGAAGGATATGGGATTTTATGAGGTAGAATATGCTCTGACAGAGAAACCACTTGTGTCGGTCATCATACCAAGTAAGGATGAGGTGGAAACCTTACAGAAATGTATTGCTGCGATTGAAAAGTCTTCTTATGGTAATTATGAAGTTATCGTGGTGGAGAATAACAGTTGTGAGGAGACATTCGATTACTATAAAAATATTGCACCGGAAGAAAATATGGTTGATGGAATACGCTGCATGGAAGGAAAACTTGCCGGTGGACAGCGCATCTGTGTTGCGGTTTACACGGAAGGCTTTAATTATTCCAGATTAAATAACTTTGGCGTAAAATTTGCAGAGGGCAGTTATTATCTCCTGATGAACAATGATATTGAAATGATCGGAAATGACTGGATGAAGCGGATGTTAGAAAACTGCCTGCGAAAAGAAACAGGAGTTGTCGGTGCAAAACTGTTTTACCCGGATCATACGATCCAGCATGCCGGAATCGTGGTCGGGATCGGAGGAAATGCACGTGGAATCGGAGACAATATGTTTGTCGGACTCGCCGGAGAGCGCAGCGGTTATATGCATAAGGCATCGATCCAGCTGGATTACAGTGCAGTTACGGCAGCATGTCTGATGGTGAAGAGAGAGATTTACGAGCAGGCAGGCGGCTTTGAGGAGCAGCTTGCGGTTGCGTTTAATGATGTGGATTTCTGCTTAAAAGTGCGCAGACTTGGAAAATTAGTTGTCTATGATCCGCATGTCCAGGCATATCATTACGAGTCGAAATCCCGTGGTGCGGAGGATTCGGCAGAAAAAACAGCGCGTTTCCAGCGCGAGATCGAATATATGAGAAATCACTGGATCGGTATCTTAAAAAATGGAGATCCGTATTATAATCCAAACTTTTCTTCGGTTTATAATAATTATTCACTGAAGGATAACAGTTGA
- a CDS encoding nucleotide sugar dehydrogenase, producing MKIAIAGTGYVGLSNAILLAQHHEVTAVDIIKEKVEMINQRRSPLVDREIEDYLANAKLDLTATCDGVHAYENADYVIISTPTNYDEKKNYFDTSSVEEVLELVLKVNPHAVIVIKSTIPVGYTQSVCEKYHTDRILFSPEFLREGQALKDNLYPSRIIVGSKEGSSEMKKAADTFAHLLQEGAIKEDIPTLMTNLTEAEAVKLFANTYLALRVSFFNELDTFAAMKGLDAKQIIEGIGLDPRIGMQYNNPSFGYGGYCLPKDTKQLLANYDNVPNNIVGAIVDANRTRKDFIAEQILEKNPDTVGIYRLAMKANSDNYRQSSILGVMERIRAKGVNIVIFDPSLKTDTFENSKVIRDFNEFCSMSDVIVANRMDAMLSDVKEKVYTRDIYFRD from the coding sequence ATGAAAATTGCAATCGCGGGAACAGGATATGTTGGTTTATCAAATGCGATTTTATTGGCGCAGCATCATGAGGTGACTGCAGTAGATATTATAAAAGAAAAGGTGGAGATGATCAATCAGCGCAGATCACCGCTTGTGGATCGTGAGATTGAGGATTATCTTGCAAATGCAAAACTTGATCTGACTGCGACGTGCGATGGTGTGCATGCATATGAAAATGCAGATTATGTTATTATCTCAACACCGACGAATTATGATGAAAAGAAAAATTATTTTGATACATCATCCGTAGAAGAAGTATTAGAGCTGGTTTTAAAGGTGAATCCGCATGCTGTGATCGTTATCAAATCCACGATCCCGGTCGGCTATACACAGTCTGTATGTGAGAAATACCACACAGACCGTATCCTTTTTTCACCGGAGTTTCTGCGGGAAGGACAGGCATTAAAAGATAATCTGTATCCGTCAAGGATTATCGTCGGTTCAAAAGAAGGAAGCAGCGAGATGAAAAAGGCAGCGGATACGTTTGCACATCTGCTGCAGGAAGGGGCGATCAAAGAGGATATCCCGACACTTATGACAAATCTCACAGAAGCAGAGGCAGTAAAACTTTTTGCAAACACATATCTTGCGCTCCGCGTTTCTTTTTTCAATGAACTTGATACGTTTGCGGCAATGAAAGGACTTGATGCGAAACAGATCATTGAGGGAATCGGACTCGATCCGAGAATCGGAATGCAGTATAACAATCCTTCTTTTGGATATGGTGGTTATTGTCTGCCGAAAGATACCAAGCAGCTGTTAGCAAACTATGACAATGTACCGAATAACATCGTCGGTGCGATCGTAGATGCCAATCGTACGAGAAAAGATTTTATCGCAGAGCAGATCCTTGAGAAAAATCCGGATACAGTTGGTATTTACCGCCTTGCAATGAAAGCAAATTCGGATAATTACAGACAGAGCTCTATTTTAGGTGTAATGGAGCGTATTCGTGCAAAGGGTGTAAATATTGTCATTTTTGATCCGTCATTAAAAACAGATACGTTTGAAAATTCCAAAGTGATCCGTGATTTTAATGAATTTTGCAGCATGAGTGATGTGATCGTGGCAAACCGTATGGATGCAATGTTATCAGATGTAAAAGAAAAAGTGTATACGAGAGACATTTATTTCAGAGACTGA
- a CDS encoding undecaprenyl-phosphate glucose phosphotransferase, with amino-acid sequence MIKDNQQHFNRLHVIIDAFVIAVSYIIAWWLKFSSGILDSPGGALSLGFYMRALVVIIPLYLILYYAFNLYAPKRVQGRRLEFSNIVMANIVGFLLIFTVLYNLQSYVEQFRNFSREMFFYFFAINTVLEEVLRLLIRQFLRTIRKNGYNLKHVLLVGYSRAAEQYIDRIQQNPQWGYNVRGILDDNIARGTTYKGIKVIGSIGNLLYILPENKLDEIAITLGLEEYYKLEKIVAECEKSGVHTKFIPDYGNIIPTKPYTEDLLGLPVINIRYVPLSNTFNALVKRCMDIIGSLLCIVFFSPIMLLTAIAVKVTSKGPLIFKQERVGLHNEPFRMYKFRTMYVQTEEEERKGWTHKDDPRITKIGRFLRKTSLDEFPQLFNVLKGDMSLVGPRPERPQYVEKFREEIPRYMIKHQVRPGMTGWAQVNGYRGDTSIRKRIEHDLYYIENWTIGLDIKILFLTVFKGFINKNAY; translated from the coding sequence ATGATAAAAGATAATCAACAGCATTTTAACAGACTGCATGTGATCATAGATGCGTTTGTCATTGCGGTATCATATATCATAGCATGGTGGCTGAAGTTTTCGAGCGGTATTTTGGACTCACCGGGCGGTGCATTGTCTTTGGGATTTTACATGAGGGCACTGGTCGTAATCATTCCATTGTATCTGATCTTATATTATGCGTTTAATCTTTATGCGCCAAAGAGGGTACAGGGACGGCGGTTGGAGTTTTCCAATATCGTGATGGCGAATATTGTAGGTTTTTTGTTGATTTTTACAGTATTGTACAACCTGCAGTCTTATGTGGAGCAGTTTCGAAATTTCTCACGTGAGATGTTCTTTTATTTCTTTGCGATCAACACGGTATTAGAAGAGGTATTACGTCTGCTGATACGTCAGTTTCTGCGCACGATACGCAAAAACGGCTATAACCTTAAGCATGTTCTACTTGTGGGATATTCGCGTGCCGCTGAGCAGTATATAGACCGGATACAGCAGAATCCGCAGTGGGGGTACAATGTCAGGGGGATTTTAGACGACAATATAGCGAGAGGGACAACTTATAAGGGGATAAAGGTTATTGGAAGTATTGGCAATCTGCTTTATATTCTGCCGGAGAATAAATTAGATGAGATTGCGATCACACTTGGACTTGAAGAATATTATAAGTTGGAGAAGATCGTTGCGGAATGTGAAAAATCCGGAGTTCATACCAAATTTATTCCGGATTATGGAAATATCATTCCGACAAAGCCGTATACGGAGGATCTTTTAGGACTTCCTGTTATCAATATCCGTTATGTGCCGTTGTCAAATACGTTTAATGCACTTGTAAAACGGTGTATGGACATTATTGGCTCACTGCTCTGTATCGTGTTTTTTTCGCCAATTATGCTGCTTACCGCAATAGCAGTCAAGGTGACTTCAAAAGGACCGCTGATCTTTAAACAGGAGCGTGTCGGACTGCACAATGAGCCATTCCGCATGTATAAGTTCCGCACCATGTATGTGCAGACAGAGGAAGAAGAACGCAAGGGCTGGACACATAAAGATGATCCGCGGATCACAAAGATCGGCAGATTCCTGCGCAAGACAAGCCTGGATGAATTTCCACAGTTATTTAATGTGTTAAAAGGCGATATGAGTCTTGTGGGACCAAGACCGGAACGGCCACAGTATGTGGAAAAATTCCGGGAAGAGATACCGCGTTATATGATCAAACATCAGGTGCGTCCCGGTATGACCGGATGGGCACAGGTCAATGGATATCGGGGAGATACATCCATCCGCAAGCGGATCGAACATGATCTTTACTATATTGAAAACTGGACGATAGGGCTGGATATTAAAATCCTGTTTCTTACCGTCTTCAAGGGTTTTATAAATAAAAATGCATATTAG
- a CDS encoding glycosyltransferase family 2 protein, with amino-acid sequence MDTHKFFVEKLRFHLNEPDMLVLVGWFYDGKAAGREVMAYLDGEKLPVTLTVNKGAEVRQKYLGTINEINEEVVGIVTLPKDWRERKKFEIFTDDGEKKKRAYAVSTKKLRVRESRLEYYIENCHRDEDTVTVTGWCMGAGEVNLYLLDQRRQKLQVKTDHYFRKDLLSVFPECDTQAKPGFMIQASVKRQVDDKKFFLEMRNAEHYSRTRLRKWDDGGRWQYVLEKSQDAFRYLERNGLAATIHKIETKLAGRSETSYDAWCKKYDAGKEELDEQRKHVFSYQPLFSIVVPLYRTKPEYLQEMIESVQAQTYGNWQLCLADGSLSGDDEDRQKDSFVTELTPVLEKYAKADARITFTTLQKNLGISGNTNAALAMAAGDYIVLADHDDIVPANALYELADALNQDQSIDVLYSDEDKISMDGKKRFEPHFKPDFDLDLLCSVNYICHLFAAKKELVDMTGGFCSEYDGAQDLDFILKCCENAKNIRHIPKILYHWRCHMQSTAANPESKLYAFEAGRRAIEAYYDRMEIPATVENAAFYGMYRTKYDWKEKPLVSVIIPNKDHKKDLEKCMNSILGKNTYPNIEFIIVENNSTEQETFDYYKDLEVMHENVHVVFYEGDFNYSKINNFGADAAKGSYLLLLNNDTEMIDGGAVNEMLGYCMREDVGIVGAKLLYEDETIQHAGVVLGFGGTAGHAFIGKPRYDTGYFGRILCAQDYSAVTAACMMIKRSVFDEVGGLTEELAVAFNDVDFCLKVRKAGKLVVYDPYAEWFHYESKSRGYEDSPEKVERFNDEVDILLRSWREIIEQGDPYYNPNLTLDNSDFSLRR; translated from the coding sequence ATGGATACACATAAATTTTTTGTGGAGAAACTCAGATTTCATCTGAATGAGCCGGATATGCTTGTGTTAGTCGGCTGGTTTTATGACGGAAAAGCCGCCGGCAGAGAGGTTATGGCTTATCTGGATGGTGAAAAACTGCCGGTTACCCTTACAGTAAACAAAGGTGCTGAGGTTCGCCAGAAATACCTTGGAACGATCAATGAGATCAATGAGGAAGTCGTAGGAATCGTGACACTGCCAAAAGACTGGCGTGAAAGAAAGAAATTTGAGATTTTTACGGATGATGGGGAAAAGAAAAAAAGAGCGTATGCCGTTTCAACAAAAAAACTGCGCGTGCGGGAGAGCAGACTGGAATATTATATTGAAAACTGTCACCGTGATGAGGATACTGTAACTGTGACCGGCTGGTGTATGGGAGCAGGGGAAGTGAATCTTTATCTGCTGGATCAGCGCAGACAGAAACTTCAGGTAAAAACGGATCATTATTTCAGAAAAGATCTTCTTTCGGTATTCCCGGAATGTGACACGCAGGCAAAACCAGGGTTTATGATCCAGGCGTCGGTGAAAAGACAGGTGGATGATAAAAAGTTTTTCCTTGAAATGCGAAATGCAGAACATTATTCCCGCACCCGGTTAAGAAAGTGGGATGATGGCGGCAGATGGCAGTATGTTCTGGAAAAATCACAGGATGCATTCCGCTATTTAGAACGTAACGGACTGGCTGCAACGATTCATAAGATCGAGACGAAATTAGCGGGCAGATCGGAGACATCCTATGATGCGTGGTGCAAAAAATACGATGCAGGTAAAGAAGAACTTGACGAACAGAGAAAACATGTATTTTCTTATCAGCCGCTATTTTCCATCGTTGTACCGTTATACCGGACAAAACCGGAATATTTACAGGAAATGATCGAATCGGTGCAGGCACAGACTTATGGCAACTGGCAGTTATGCTTAGCAGACGGCAGTCTCTCCGGGGATGATGAGGACAGACAGAAGGATTCCTTTGTGACGGAGCTGACACCGGTTTTAGAGAAATATGCAAAGGCGGATGCAAGGATCACTTTTACGACGCTTCAAAAGAACCTCGGTATTTCCGGCAATACGAACGCAGCACTTGCAATGGCAGCAGGTGATTATATTGTTCTGGCAGATCATGATGATATTGTTCCTGCAAATGCACTTTATGAGCTGGCAGATGCCCTGAATCAGGATCAGAGTATTGATGTTTTATATTCGGATGAAGATAAGATCAGCATGGATGGAAAAAAGCGGTTTGAACCTCATTTTAAACCGGATTTTGATCTGGATCTTCTGTGCAGTGTCAATTATATCTGCCATCTGTTTGCAGCAAAGAAGGAACTTGTGGATATGACAGGTGGATTTTGCAGTGAATATGACGGGGCGCAGGATCTTGACTTTATATTAAAATGTTGTGAGAATGCGAAAAATATCAGACATATTCCAAAGATTTTGTATCACTGGAGATGTCATATGCAGTCTACGGCTGCAAATCCGGAGAGCAAGCTGTACGCTTTTGAGGCAGGAAGACGCGCGATAGAGGCATATTATGACAGGATGGAAATTCCTGCAACTGTGGAGAATGCAGCATTTTACGGGATGTACCGGACAAAATATGACTGGAAGGAAAAACCTCTGGTATCGGTCATTATTCCGAATAAAGATCATAAGAAAGACCTTGAAAAATGTATGAATTCTATCCTCGGAAAAAACACTTATCCGAACATTGAGTTTATCATTGTGGAAAATAACAGTACGGAACAGGAAACTTTTGATTATTACAAAGACCTTGAAGTGATGCATGAAAATGTGCATGTCGTTTTCTATGAGGGAGATTTTAATTATTCAAAGATCAATAATTTCGGCGCAGATGCTGCAAAGGGATCGTATCTGTTGCTCCTCAATAATGATACGGAGATGATCGATGGTGGCGCGGTCAATGAAATGTTAGGCTATTGCATGCGAGAGGATGTCGGGATTGTCGGCGCAAAGTTGTTATATGAGGATGAGACCATACAGCATGCCGGAGTCGTTTTGGGATTTGGAGGAACAGCCGGACACGCATTTATCGGCAAACCGCGGTATGATACCGGTTATTTTGGCAGAATTTTATGTGCACAGGATTATTCGGCTGTAACGGCTGCCTGTATGATGATAAAACGCAGCGTGTTTGATGAAGTCGGCGGACTGACAGAAGAACTTGCAGTTGCATTTAATGATGTGGATTTTTGTCTGAAAGTCAGGAAAGCAGGAAAACTTGTGGTCTACGATCCGTATGCAGAGTGGTTCCATTATGAATCGAAATCCAGAGGATATGAGGATTCACCAGAGAAAGTGGAACGGTTTAATGACGAGGTGGATATACTGCTTCGTTCATGGAGAGAGATCATTGAGCAGGGGGATCCGTATTATAATCCGAATCTGACACTGGATAATTCAGATTTTTCCCTGCGCAGATAG
- a CDS encoding glycosyltransferase family 2 protein, with product MKADLIIPTYRPDDTFCLLLQKLQEQTFVVHRVLILNTEEALWREAVAKYPIEQCLQALPCEYTLYHVSKETFDHGGTRMYGADHSDADVVIFMTQDAVPADADLIERLAAGLEEPDTAVCYARQLPNENCRIVERYTRSFNYPDKSRKKGKDDIKELGIKTFFCSDVCAAYRVDLFRELGGFESPVIFNEDMFFAAKAVFAGYYVKYEADAKVIHSHNYTVKQQFHRNFDLAVSQTMHPEIFEQISSEAEGMKLVKSTMKYLCSIGKPHLIFELGIMCVGKYAGYWLGKRYKKLSRKQILKCTMSPDYWRRMWKQEVSDGNR from the coding sequence ATGAAAGCAGATCTGATCATACCGACTTACAGACCGGATGACACATTTTGTCTGCTCCTGCAAAAACTGCAGGAGCAGACCTTTGTCGTTCATAGGGTTCTTATTTTAAATACAGAAGAAGCATTATGGAGAGAGGCTGTAGCAAAGTATCCAATTGAACAGTGCCTGCAGGCACTTCCATGTGAATATACACTGTATCATGTCAGCAAAGAAACATTTGACCATGGTGGAACGAGAATGTATGGCGCAGATCATTCTGATGCAGATGTTGTTATTTTTATGACACAGGATGCAGTCCCTGCAGATGCAGATCTGATTGAACGGCTGGCAGCAGGCTTAGAGGAACCGGATACAGCAGTCTGTTATGCAAGACAGCTTCCAAATGAGAACTGCCGCATTGTAGAGCGCTATACAAGATCTTTTAATTATCCGGATAAAAGCAGAAAAAAAGGAAAAGATGATATAAAAGAACTTGGCATTAAAACATTTTTCTGCTCTGATGTATGTGCAGCTTACAGGGTGGATCTATTTCGTGAGCTTGGAGGATTCGAGTCACCGGTTATTTTTAATGAAGATATGTTTTTTGCGGCAAAAGCAGTTTTTGCAGGATATTATGTAAAATATGAAGCGGACGCGAAAGTGATTCATTCCCACAATTATACAGTAAAACAGCAGTTCCACCGGAATTTTGATCTGGCTGTCTCACAGACCATGCATCCTGAGATATTTGAACAGATCAGTTCGGAAGCGGAGGGAATGAAGCTGGTAAAGAGTACCATGAAGTATTTGTGCTCGATTGGAAAGCCACATCTTATTTTTGAACTTGGAATCATGTGTGTTGGAAAATATGCGGGGTACTGGCTCGGAAAAAGATATAAAAAGCTGAGCAGAAAACAGATTTTAAAGTGCACGATGAGTCCGGATTACTGGAGACGTATGTGGAAACAGGAAGTATCAGACGGGAATAGGTAA
- a CDS encoding glycosyltransferase family 2 protein, giving the protein MTEVTIIIPNYNGKKLLENCIKTLERQTCQEFKLLVIDNGSTDGSTLVTSESLDMEMVALPENTGFCGAVNLGFKMTETPYAILLNNDTEVEPHFVEELLKGIRQSEHIFSCGAQMLDFRQRDLIDNAGDLYTLPGWAVARGKGRPAADYGKPEEVFSCCGGAAIYRMSVLKKIGVLDENHFAYLEDLDLGYRAKIAGYRNCYIPGAKVYHVGSATTGSRYNEKKVFLAARNSMYVIYKNMPVLQLLINLPFLLAGVLIKWLFFCRKGFGHCYLKGITEGITQCKKCRKVHFKAGNLRNYVKIEWELITNIFRVLSHR; this is encoded by the coding sequence ATGACGGAAGTTACGATTATCATTCCGAATTATAACGGAAAAAAACTTTTGGAAAACTGCATAAAAACACTGGAACGGCAGACTTGTCAGGAATTTAAACTGCTTGTGATCGATAATGGCTCTACAGATGGAAGCACTTTAGTTACATCGGAAAGCCTGGATATGGAAATGGTCGCACTGCCGGAAAATACCGGGTTCTGTGGAGCGGTAAACCTTGGTTTTAAAATGACAGAAACACCCTATGCAATCCTTTTGAATAACGATACAGAGGTAGAACCACATTTTGTGGAGGAACTGCTAAAAGGAATCAGGCAGTCGGAACATATTTTTTCCTGTGGAGCGCAGATGCTTGATTTCAGACAGCGGGATCTGATTGATAATGCAGGAGACCTTTATACGCTGCCAGGCTGGGCAGTGGCACGGGGGAAAGGCAGACCGGCTGCAGATTATGGAAAACCAGAGGAAGTATTTTCCTGCTGTGGCGGTGCAGCCATTTACCGGATGTCTGTGTTAAAGAAGATCGGTGTGCTGGATGAAAATCATTTTGCCTATCTGGAGGATCTTGATCTTGGATACCGTGCAAAAATCGCAGGATATCGCAATTGTTATATTCCGGGGGCGAAGGTGTATCATGTCGGAAGTGCTACGACAGGCTCACGCTATAATGAAAAAAAAGTATTTCTTGCTGCACGCAACTCCATGTATGTGATCTATAAAAATATGCCGGTGTTGCAGCTTTTGATCAATCTGCCGTTTTTACTTGCAGGTGTTCTGATCAAGTGGCTGTTTTTTTGCAGAAAAGGATTTGGTCATTGTTATCTGAAAGGGATCACAGAAGGAATTACGCAGTGTAAAAAATGCAGAAAAGTTCATTTTAAGGCGGGGAATCTTCGCAATTATGTAAAAATTGAGTGGGAACTCATTACAAATATATTTCGTGTGTTATCGCACAGATAA
- a CDS encoding LCP family protein has translation MSKTVQGRNGAHSKASKRRKKQKNRLIIVVIEILVLLILAAVLFVTVKLSKIQKDTSFNKEDIEVNEGLSSESQEIMAGYTTIALFGLDNRSNGNLSKGNSDVIMIASINNDTHAVKLVSVYRDSYLDIGGGTFKKCNSAYAKGGPEQAITMLNKNLDMDITDYVTVDFNAVVECVDLLGGVTIPEVSDEEAVLMHGYMDEINKLTKNNSKYLSGGGTNVEMDGVQACAYARIRYTAGDDYKRTERQRTVLTAMVQKAQKANLTTINSLIDELFGDIKTSFSNTELISLAAKVFNYSLGETIGFPFEKNTTTLGNKGSVVVPCDLESNVKQLHVFLYDDNEYAPTDTVKNNSAQIVNDTGFHQGEGY, from the coding sequence ATGAGTAAAACAGTACAGGGAAGAAACGGGGCACACAGCAAAGCGTCAAAAAGAAGAAAGAAGCAGAAAAACAGACTTATTATCGTTGTAATTGAGATTCTTGTATTGCTGATTTTAGCAGCAGTGTTGTTTGTTACGGTAAAACTTTCAAAGATCCAGAAAGACACAAGCTTCAATAAAGAAGATATCGAGGTAAATGAGGGATTATCTTCGGAGTCACAGGAAATCATGGCAGGTTATACAACAATCGCACTGTTTGGTCTTGATAACCGTTCAAACGGTAATCTCTCCAAAGGTAACAGTGATGTTATCATGATCGCAAGTATCAATAATGATACACATGCGGTAAAGCTGGTATCTGTATATCGAGACAGTTATCTGGATATCGGAGGCGGTACTTTTAAGAAATGTAATTCCGCATATGCAAAAGGTGGTCCGGAGCAGGCAATTACCATGTTAAATAAAAACCTGGATATGGACATTACCGATTATGTAACAGTGGACTTTAATGCAGTTGTTGAATGTGTAGATCTTCTGGGCGGAGTTACGATCCCGGAGGTGTCTGATGAAGAGGCTGTGCTGATGCATGGTTATATGGATGAGATCAATAAACTGACCAAAAATAATTCCAAGTACTTATCCGGTGGCGGAACAAATGTAGAGATGGATGGTGTTCAGGCATGTGCGTATGCGCGTATCCGTTATACTGCAGGAGATGATTATAAGCGTACAGAACGTCAGCGTACCGTTCTTACTGCAATGGTACAGAAAGCGCAGAAGGCAAATCTTACTACGATCAACAGCCTGATCGACGAATTATTTGGTGATATCAAGACAAGTTTTTCAAATACAGAACTGATTTCTCTTGCCGCAAAAGTATTCAATTACAGCCTTGGCGAGACAATAGGTTTCCCGTTTGAGAAGAATACGACAACACTTGGAAATAAGGGAAGCGTTGTTGTACCATGTGATCTTGAATCCAATGTAAAACAGCTTCATGTATTTTTATACGATGATAATGAATATGCACCGACCGATACAGTCAAGAATAACAGTGCTCAGATTGTCAATGATACCGGATTCCATCAGGGAGAAGGATATTAA